From the Methanoculleus caldifontis genome, the window CGCACACCTGTCCCCGCAAGGTCTTTGACCACGCCCCGGCCCCAGCCGTGAGGTCGGGGGACATAGAGGATGTCGCCCGCGGCGATGCCGACCCCCTCCTGAAGGGCCCGCACTCCCTCGCGGGTGAGGGAGTCGAGGACCTTGAGCGGCGTGTAGTCCTCGGAGAGTTCTATCTTCGCGACGGTCTGCATCCGCTCCAGGCGCTTCTTCAGTCGCCGGGAGCGCCGCCGCTCGTCGCGGAGCTGCTCGCGCAGGCTCTCGATCATCGCGTCCTTCGTCGCGAGCTCCGCGTCCCGCCGGACCTTCTGCTCGGTCGCGGAGCGTGCCCGCCTGACGGATTGGCGCAGCCGCTCCGCTTCGCGGTCGCGCTCCCGGAGATCTTCCTGGAGTTCCTGCACGTAGGTCCGGAGCCTCTTGACTATCCCGTCGAGCGCCATCACCCGCTCGTCCTCGACCGGCCGCTCCGGGGCGGGCTCTATGGGAGGCGCGGCAGGTTTCTCTGCCGCCGGAGCTCCCTGCAGGTCGGTGAGGACCGTATCGAGGGGCTGGCCCCGGAGCACCCGCGCCCGGACCTCGTCGAGGTCGACGCCCGGCTTCACCCTCTTTACGATGTTCCGGAACTTGTTCTGGAGGCTCCGGTAGGCGTCCAGCGCCGCCGAGAGGGAGTCGCGCTCGTGGTCGTTCGTGTAGGAGAACGGGGCGGTCAGGTCGTACTTCGCCTCCACCGAGAGCGACTGCTTGGGGGTGTAGGGGATGGCGTTGAAGGCCCGGCGGATCTTCTCGACCGAGTAGGGCATCTGCTGGACGTCGGAGGCGATGATGAGCGGTTTTCCGGCGCGGTAGAGTTCCTCGATGATATCGGACATCGTCATCTGCCGCGAGCTCGTGAGGAGGACCAGGTTGCCGTCGAGGTCCACGGCGGCGATCCCGGTCGTCGTTCCCGGGTCGAGCCCGACGATCAGGTAGCGGGGGCGGCTGGATCGCGGCTCGAACCGTATCCGGTCGAGTTCTCTCCCCGACACCCGGACCTGGACATCGGCGCCCCGCGAGGAGTGGACCGGGACCATCTCGCGGGGGGCCATGACCTTGAACGCGGCCCTCGAATACCCCCCGAAGGCCTTCGTCTCCTTCTTCTCGTAGTCGAGCCCGGCACCCTTGAGTCTCGCCTCGATCTCGCGGGCCTTCTGCATCACCCCGCCGTGGATCTTTCGGGCGTAACGGTTCTGGCTCCACCCGCCCCGGCCGGGCGATCGGTGCCTGCTCGCCACGATGTCGGTGGTGTTCTCAAACGCGATCACCTCGACGCCCGCGCCGAGGGCGGCGACCTGCGCCGTCGTCCGGGCCTCGGCGTAAGGGTCGAACTTATTGAAACTGATGTTGTATCGAGCGGCGACCTTCGGGAGACTCTCCGTCCGCTCGCCGCCGGTCACCTGGACGAGTTTTGTTGCAGGAGGGAGTGATTGGAGAAATGTGTAGAGTTCGCGCTGGTCGGCGGCGATCTCCTGGATGCTGTCGACCGCGAGGATATCGGGCTCTTCGGCAGCAAGGATACGCTGGAGCCGGAACCCGGTGACCTCCTCGACGCCCAGGATCTCCCCGTCCTCCACCCGGCAGAGGGCGTAGACGGGCCGCCGGGTGCGGGAGCGGACCGAGCCTTTGATGATGTCGATACCAAAGACCCTCACTCCACCACCCGTGCCAGTGCTTCGTCGAAGGCGTACTCGATGCCGTATTTCCGCTTGAAGTACTGGAGGATGTTCACGATGTCCCGACCCAGGATCTCGTCGGCGTTCGGGTGGGCGGTCTCGACCCACTGGGGCCAGTCGATCAGCCAGCACTGCCCCTCGTCGACCATGACATTGAACTCGCTCAAGTCCCCGTGGACGATGCCGAGGCGGTAGGCCTCGCGGATGTTATCGAGGATCTCGTCGAGGATGATCTGCGGCTCCGTCACGGTCGCCTGCGAGAGATTGACGCCGGGGATGTATGACATCGCCACGACGTGCCGGTTCTGGTCGATCGGGAGCGGCACCGAGACCGCGGGGTGGAGGGCTTTCAAGGCATCGTACTCCATCTTCGCCGAGCTGGTCGAGGCAAAGAGCCAGGGGCAGTGCCCGGCCTCCGGCATGTAGCCCCGCTTCAGACGGACGGACTGGAACGACCGCTGCCCGACCCGGTGGAACTTCAGCACCACCACCCCGAGCCCCATCGCCTCGTAGACCTCCGACTCCTTCCCGACACCGATCAGGGTGCCGAGCGCCTGGATGGTGCCCCGGCGGGTGAGGGTGTGGAGGGCCAGGCTGTCGTAGCCGTTGAAGACGAGGGCGTAGCCCTCGTAGGGGACCTTCTCGTACCTGACCATGTCCATGGCCATCAGCCTGCCCAGCCGGTAGGAGAGCTCGGACTCGGAGAACTTGGTCGCCGACTTGAGCACATCGAGCGGCACCCACTGGTATCGGCGCATGAGGCGTTCGAGGGCGAGGAGGACCCGGAGTTCGTAGGCGTGCAGGGATCGCACGTATTCTGCAGGAACAGGCATCTTCTACACCATTTATGTGGGCCGGTGATAAAAGGATGATCGAGAAGATGGAGTGCAGCAAGTGCCGCCGCGACGCGGTCATCTACCAGCGGTATTCGGGGCTGCACCTCTGCGAGCAGCACTTCAACCGCGATTTCGAGGCGAAGGCGAAGCGGGCGATCCGGGATCACCGCTGGATCGTATCGGGCGATACCGTGGCGGTGGCGCTCTCGGGGGGCAAGGACTCGAGCGCCGTCCTCTACTTCCTCCACAACCTCCTCCACGAGCGGCGGGACGTCAGACTGATGGCGATCACCGTGGACGAGGGGATCGACAGCTACCGCGATCCGGAGCAGGCGAGATCGATCGCAGACAGCATCGGCGTCCCCTGGGTGACGGCCTCGTTTCGCGACGAGTACGGCATCACGCTCGATGAGATCGTGGGCCGGAAGGGGACGAACCTCTCCTGCTCCTACTGCGGGGTGCTCCGGCGGGCGCTGATGAACCGGCTTGCCCGCGAGAACGGGGTCACGAAGTTCGCCTACGGGTTCAACCTGGACGACGAGGCCCAGTCGGTCCTGATGAACGTCCTCCGCGGGGACCCCGAACGGCTCACCCGTCCCGTGCGGGAGGTCGAGGGGATGGTCCCCCGGATCAAACCGTTCATGTACATCCCGGAGCGCGAAGTGGCGCTCTACGCCTTCCTCCACGTCGAGGGGTTCGATCTTGCGGGCTGCCCCTACGCGGGCGACGCTCTCCGGGGGGACGTCCGGGGGCTCCTCAACGACTATACCTGGCGCCACCCGGCGACGAAGAACGCGCTCGTCAACCTGGGCGAGGCCCTCAGAGAGCCGGAAAGGGTCACCGGCGAAGGGCTCAGGGTCTGTGAGCGGTGCGGCGAGCCGTGTGGAAGGGTCTGTCGGACGTGCCAGGTTCTCGACGAGATGCAGGGGAGAACCTGAGGAGCAGGGTCTCACGCGAAGAGCGCGAAGCCGCGAAGGGGAGTGTGACCAACAACCAAC encodes:
- a CDS encoding TIGR00269 family protein, translated to MIEKMECSKCRRDAVIYQRYSGLHLCEQHFNRDFEAKAKRAIRDHRWIVSGDTVAVALSGGKDSSAVLYFLHNLLHERRDVRLMAITVDEGIDSYRDPEQARSIADSIGVPWVTASFRDEYGITLDEIVGRKGTNLSCSYCGVLRRALMNRLARENGVTKFAYGFNLDDEAQSVLMNVLRGDPERLTRPVREVEGMVPRIKPFMYIPEREVALYAFLHVEGFDLAGCPYAGDALRGDVRGLLNDYTWRHPATKNALVNLGEALREPERVTGEGLRVCERCGEPCGRVCRTCQVLDEMQGRT
- a CDS encoding serine/threonine-protein kinase RIO2, giving the protein MPVPAEYVRSLHAYELRVLLALERLMRRYQWVPLDVLKSATKFSESELSYRLGRLMAMDMVRYEKVPYEGYALVFNGYDSLALHTLTRRGTIQALGTLIGVGKESEVYEAMGLGVVVLKFHRVGQRSFQSVRLKRGYMPEAGHCPWLFASTSSAKMEYDALKALHPAVSVPLPIDQNRHVVAMSYIPGVNLSQATVTEPQIILDEILDNIREAYRLGIVHGDLSEFNVMVDEGQCWLIDWPQWVETAHPNADEILGRDIVNILQYFKRKYGIEYAFDEALARVVE
- a CDS encoding DUF460 domain-containing protein: MRVFGIDIIKGSVRSRTRRPVYALCRVEDGEILGVEEVTGFRLQRILAAEEPDILAVDSIQEIAADQRELYTFLQSLPPATKLVQVTGGERTESLPKVAARYNISFNKFDPYAEARTTAQVAALGAGVEVIAFENTTDIVASRHRSPGRGGWSQNRYARKIHGGVMQKAREIEARLKGAGLDYEKKETKAFGGYSRAAFKVMAPREMVPVHSSRGADVQVRVSGRELDRIRFEPRSSRPRYLIVGLDPGTTTGIAAVDLDGNLVLLTSSRQMTMSDIIEELYRAGKPLIIASDVQQMPYSVEKIRRAFNAIPYTPKQSLSVEAKYDLTAPFSYTNDHERDSLSAALDAYRSLQNKFRNIVKRVKPGVDLDEVRARVLRGQPLDTVLTDLQGAPAAEKPAAPPIEPAPERPVEDERVMALDGIVKRLRTYVQELQEDLRERDREAERLRQSVRRARSATEQKVRRDAELATKDAMIESLREQLRDERRRSRRLKKRLERMQTVAKIELSEDYTPLKVLDSLTREGVRALQEGVGIAAGDILYVPRPHGWGRGVVKDLAGTGVRALVVGGEEPPDPHLVQLAREANLPLLPAETVSPEIRGRTGAAKTGAVEEAMGRWEEGQKEFLREQEAERVEYLFKEYRSEREKEVRRGG